The Streptomyces collinus DNA segment AGAGCAAAGGTGTCCATGAAGGGCTCAGGACTCCTTGACGGCGATGGTCTCCACCGTGTTCGCCACGTGCTCGAACGCGTCCGCCGCTTCCTCCAGCACGTCCACGATCTGCTTGAGCTTCAGGACGTCCATGGCGTCGTACTTGCCGTTGAAGAGGTGCGCCAGCAGCTTGCGGTGGATCTGGTCGGCCTGGTTCTCCAGCCGGTTGACCTCGATCCAGTACTCGGTGAGGTTCTCCATCGTCCGCAGGTGCGGCATCGCCTCGGCCGTCAGCTCGGCCGCACGCGCCAGCACCTCGATCTGCTGGTCGACGCCCTTGGGCAGTTCCTCGACGTTGTAGAGGACGACCAGGTCGACGGCCTCCTCCATGAAGTCCATGATGTCGTCGAGCGACGAGGCGAGGGAGTAGATGTCCTCGCGGTCGAAGGGCGTGATGAAGGAGGAGTTCAGCTGGTGGAAGATCGCGTGCGTGGCGTCGTCACCTGCGTGTTCCGCTGCCCGCATACGC contains these protein-coding regions:
- a CDS encoding DUF47 domain-containing protein; the encoded protein is MRFRLTPRETSFYDMFAASADNIVTGSKLLMELLGADASARAEIAERMRAAEHAGDDATHAIFHQLNSSFITPFDREDIYSLASSLDDIMDFMEEAVDLVVLYNVEELPKGVDQQIEVLARAAELTAEAMPHLRTMENLTEYWIEVNRLENQADQIHRKLLAHLFNGKYDAMDVLKLKQIVDVLEEAADAFEHVANTVETIAVKES